Proteins co-encoded in one Hemibagrus wyckioides isolate EC202008001 linkage group LG26, SWU_Hwy_1.0, whole genome shotgun sequence genomic window:
- the cenpk gene encoding centromere protein K, producing the protein MEQEVEAAEAPLLSSGCSEAVRAELLDECEEHFEVLQKLQNEIVSADEGSGDGESTEAMNRLNAIMTELEQWQEMEPKLLSTNPDILLTIGQEELQRHNSQLKMVLSCSQARRDALKDLLQREQAWLEEKKEVLSAVTERVVMLREENEKLSEHSILQDMKRKITKVKDYHSTLMETLSDMLAEHFPLPGQSAVGTKKKKGTVPDYGQNLISLSEILEQLTNKTLETPHDAYVTIDDSFWPPYIEMLLRNGIAVRHPEDCNKIRLEVFH; encoded by the exons ATGGAGCAGGAGGTCGAGGCCGCTGAGGCTCCGCTCCTCTCGTCAGGTTGTTCCGAGGCAGTACGGGCAGAGCTGCTGGACGAGTGCGAAGAACACTTTGAAGTCTTACAAAAG CTTCAGAATGAAATCGTCTCGGCAGATGAAGGGTCTGGGGATGGAGAGTCCACTGAG GCAATGAATCGTCTGAATGCCATCATGACTGAGCTGGAACAGTGGCAAGAAATGGAACCCAAAT taCTGTCAACAAACCCTGACATTTTATTGACCATCGGTCAGGAAGAG CTGCAAAGACACAACAGTCAGCTGAAGATGGTCCTTTCCTGTTCCCAAGCGAGGAGAGATGCCTTGAAAGACCTTTTGCAAAG AGAGCAGGCATGGCtggaagagaagaaagaggtACTGAGTGCAGTGACCGAACGAGTCGTAATGTTGCGTGAGGAAAACGAGAAGCTGTCAGAACACAG TATTCTACAGGACATGAAGAGAAAAATCACCAAGGTGAAAGATTACCACAGCACCCTCATGGAGACGCTGAGCGACATGTTAGCCGAGCATTTTCCTCTCCCTGGTCAGTCAGCAGTTGGCACCAAGAAAAAGAAG GGCACTGTTCCAGATTACGGACAGAATCTTATCTCACTAAGTGAGATCCTCGAG caactaacaaacaaaaccctGGAAACTCCTCACGATGCCTACGTGACCATCGATGACTCCTTCTGGCCGCCGTACATAGAAATGCTTCTTCGTAACGGAATCGCGGTCAGACATCCAGAGGACTGCAATAAAATCCGCCTGGAAGTTTTTcattaa